A single genomic interval of Flavihumibacter rivuli harbors:
- a CDS encoding porin, which yields MEKHNHIYILSSLLFIALALLTDRLQAQEEVKPAFSVSGYVEVYYGFDFNKPLDGNRPGFVYSHNRHNEVNVNLAFLKGSYTAEKFRANLALAAGTYMNANYAAEPGVLKNLYEANVGVKLGRKANLWLDAGIFASHIGFESAVSKDCWAHTRSIMADNSPYYEAGAKLTFTNPNEKVVVSALLLNGWQRVKRVEGNSTPAFGTQLTLKPNSRVTFNWSTFIGNDKPDSLRRMRYFNNLYAIYQATEKFGLTAGFDFGFEQEAKGSSEMNNWYTPVLIARFTPNDKWAVAARAEYYDDENGVIIATNNAEGFKTQGYSLSVGYQPVQQVVLRAEGKVYKSKGDIFQRGDGSTTSTSPLLTFSIAATF from the coding sequence ATGGAGAAGCATAATCATATTTATATACTTAGTTCCTTATTGTTCATTGCACTGGCATTGTTGACCGATCGGTTGCAAGCACAGGAGGAAGTTAAACCTGCGTTTTCAGTGAGTGGTTATGTGGAAGTCTATTATGGTTTTGATTTCAACAAGCCCCTGGATGGGAACAGGCCGGGATTTGTGTACAGCCATAACCGGCATAATGAGGTGAATGTGAACCTCGCTTTCTTAAAGGGAAGTTATACCGCAGAAAAATTCAGGGCCAACCTGGCATTGGCTGCGGGAACCTATATGAATGCCAATTATGCAGCTGAGCCTGGCGTGCTGAAAAACCTGTACGAGGCTAATGTAGGGGTGAAGTTGGGCAGGAAAGCCAATCTGTGGCTGGATGCCGGGATCTTTGCTTCACATATAGGATTTGAAAGTGCCGTCAGTAAGGACTGCTGGGCCCATACGAGAAGTATCATGGCAGATAATTCCCCTTATTATGAAGCCGGGGCAAAACTGACTTTTACGAACCCAAATGAAAAGGTGGTAGTGAGTGCCCTTTTATTGAATGGCTGGCAGCGGGTCAAAAGGGTTGAAGGTAATTCCACACCTGCTTTTGGTACACAATTAACCCTGAAGCCCAATAGCAGGGTAACCTTCAACTGGAGTACCTTTATTGGCAATGATAAACCTGATTCCTTGAGAAGGATGAGGTATTTCAACAACCTCTACGCCATTTACCAGGCTACAGAAAAGTTCGGGTTGACCGCTGGTTTTGACTTTGGTTTTGAGCAGGAAGCTAAGGGTTCATCCGAAATGAATAACTGGTACACACCCGTGCTGATCGCCCGGTTTACACCCAATGACAAGTGGGCTGTTGCAGCAAGGGCCGAGTACTATGATGACGAAAATGGGGTGATCATAGCCACCAATAACGCGGAAGGCTTCAAGACACAGGGTTATTCATTGAGTGTCGGTTACCAGCCTGTTCAGCAAGTGGTATTGCGGGCCGAAGGAAAAGTTTACAAGAGCAAGGGGGATATATTCCAGAGGGGTGATGGCAGTACCACCTCCACCAGCCCATTACTAACCTTTTCAATAGCGGCAACGTTTTGA
- the kdpA gene encoding potassium-transporting ATPase subunit KdpA yields the protein MNTEVLGVISIFLLTILLSIPLGRYIARVFIGERTMLDPVLSAVERLIYRTAGIDPKQGMTWKQHLVAMLTINLVWFLLAMVILMNQQYLPLNPDGNPNMTPDLAFNTAISFLVNCNLQHYSGETGVSYFSQVFALMFLQFVSAGTGVAVAAVVINGLKERTTEQLGNFYRYFLLSCTRILLPLSIIIASMLAFSGSPMTFKGKESLVTLQGDTVEVSRGPVAAFVAIKHLGTNGGGFFGANSAHPLENPSYLTNAIQLIAQVIIPIALVFAMGYWLKKRKLALVILGVMTVGFLALVIPTIVAEAKGNPAIARMGIDCSSGAMEGKETRFGPVVSAYWSIATTVISTGSVNSMHDSSMPLSGMNQMLGMMVNSFYGGCGVGLLNFFVYLIIAVFISGLMVGRTPEFLGKKVEAREMKIAMIIALLHPLLILAGTAIASYCAAHVSDMGWWFADTSGKGQAASNWLNNPGYHGFSEMLYEYTSAAANNGSGLEGLGDNNPFWNISTGIILLLSRFLPIIGPVAIAGLLAKKKYIPESAGTLKADTLTFGLMILCVKLIIAALAFFPSLALGPIAEYFSIQ from the coding sequence ATGAATACTGAGGTTTTGGGAGTCATTTCCATATTTCTCCTGACCATTTTGCTCTCCATACCACTGGGAAGGTATATAGCCAGGGTATTTATTGGTGAGCGGACCATGCTTGATCCTGTTCTATCAGCTGTTGAACGACTTATTTACCGGACAGCAGGGATTGACCCGAAGCAAGGGATGACCTGGAAGCAGCACCTGGTTGCAATGCTGACCATCAATTTGGTGTGGTTCCTTTTAGCCATGGTGATCCTGATGAACCAGCAATACCTGCCTTTGAATCCGGATGGCAATCCCAATATGACACCTGACCTGGCCTTTAATACGGCCATCTCCTTCCTGGTGAATTGCAACCTGCAGCACTATAGTGGGGAAACCGGTGTCAGTTATTTTTCGCAGGTCTTTGCTTTGATGTTCCTTCAATTTGTTTCCGCCGGCACAGGGGTAGCAGTTGCCGCTGTGGTGATCAATGGATTGAAGGAACGCACCACAGAGCAGTTGGGAAATTTTTACCGGTACTTCCTATTGAGTTGTACCAGGATCCTTCTCCCCCTTAGCATAATAATAGCCAGTATGCTGGCTTTTTCCGGAAGCCCGATGACATTCAAGGGGAAGGAGTCGTTGGTTACCCTGCAGGGCGATACAGTTGAGGTGAGCAGGGGACCCGTTGCGGCTTTCGTTGCCATCAAACATCTCGGAACAAATGGTGGAGGGTTCTTCGGGGCCAATTCTGCACACCCCCTGGAGAATCCCAGCTACCTGACCAATGCCATTCAACTGATCGCACAGGTGATCATTCCCATCGCATTGGTCTTTGCAATGGGTTATTGGTTAAAGAAGCGCAAACTGGCATTAGTGATTCTCGGGGTCATGACTGTCGGTTTCCTGGCACTGGTCATTCCGACCATTGTTGCAGAAGCAAAGGGGAATCCAGCTATTGCAAGGATGGGTATTGATTGTTCGTCCGGGGCGATGGAAGGTAAGGAGACCAGGTTTGGTCCTGTTGTTTCCGCTTACTGGAGTATTGCCACTACTGTGATCTCCACCGGATCGGTCAACTCCATGCATGATAGTTCCATGCCCCTCTCGGGAATGAACCAGATGCTGGGTATGATGGTCAATTCCTTCTACGGAGGATGCGGGGTTGGGCTGCTCAACTTTTTTGTCTACCTCATCATCGCTGTCTTCATCAGTGGCTTAATGGTTGGCCGCACACCGGAATTTTTGGGAAAGAAGGTAGAAGCAAGGGAGATGAAGATCGCCATGATCATTGCTTTGTTGCATCCCCTGCTCATCCTTGCCGGAACTGCCATTGCCAGTTATTGCGCCGCTCATGTTTCCGATATGGGTTGGTGGTTTGCTGATACTTCCGGAAAAGGGCAGGCGGCCTCCAACTGGTTGAATAATCCTGGTTACCATGGGTTCAGTGAGATGCTCTATGAATACACTTCCGCTGCAGCCAACAATGGCAGTGGGTTGGAAGGCCTGGGCGATAACAACCCATTCTGGAATATATCCACAGGGATAATACTGCTGTTGTCAAGGTTCCTGCCGATCATCGGTCCGGTGGCCATTGCCGGGTTGCTGGCGAAGAAGAAGTACATCCCCGAGAGTGCTGGCACACTGAAGGCTGATACCCTCACCTTTGGATTGATGATCCTCTGCGTAAAACTGATCATTGCCGCACTGGCCTTCTTCCCTTCCCTGGCCCTGGGCCCGATCGCAGAGTATTTCAGTATACAGTAA
- a CDS encoding sensor histidine kinase translates to MIKLKGKLILGIGFLFCLILLTGIIASFYLNRISHASANILKDNYESLQFMHALQAGKNRIESGAVQGWQEFDQTLRLQEANITEPGEWASTRSIRNMVEALRKEDSIPAKDSRELDSLIQDVIRLNMLAIEKKNEMARRTSEEAISIIAVASAVMFVVGLSFAYSFPSLITDPLEKFTEAVQAISGKQYGYRIHLDRKDELGQLATAFNRMAEKLDEYEHSNLAKLIFEKERAEAVINSFKDASIGIGADGKILFVNKEARHLLHLEGHDATGKPVAEVMANNDLLRYLVNGQDRSPVKIVVGSQEQFFSIEEIEIGDDSGKIAKMIVLKNITPFRELDVAKTNFIATISHELKTPLASIDLSLKLLADNRTGSLNEEQIDLVDSIKEDKNRLVRIVSELLDLSQVETGNIRINLEPVLVNTICEKAIGTVQNAAREKQIAIHYNNSGIKAVARLDEEKTVWVLVNLLTNAIRYSPPGSTVNVEENVSGDRMIISVTDEGIGIEIEYRQKIFDRYFRVPGHGPSTGTGLGLAISKEFMEAQGCEISVESEVGKGSKFSLILPIQPAA, encoded by the coding sequence ATGATAAAACTGAAGGGTAAGCTGATATTGGGTATAGGTTTTTTGTTCTGCCTGATCCTGTTAACAGGTATCATTGCTTCTTTTTACCTGAACAGGATAAGCCATGCCTCTGCCAATATCCTCAAGGATAACTATGAAAGCCTTCAGTTTATGCACGCTTTACAGGCCGGCAAGAACAGGATCGAAAGCGGCGCTGTTCAGGGCTGGCAGGAGTTCGACCAGACATTAAGGTTACAGGAAGCCAACATTACAGAACCCGGCGAGTGGGCATCAACACGTTCCATCAGGAACATGGTGGAAGCTTTAAGGAAGGAGGATAGTATTCCGGCGAAGGATTCCCGGGAATTGGACTCCCTGATCCAGGATGTGATCCGGCTCAATATGCTGGCCATTGAGAAGAAAAACGAAATGGCCAGGAGAACATCGGAGGAGGCCATCAGTATCATTGCCGTTGCCAGTGCTGTTATGTTTGTTGTCGGCTTATCCTTTGCATACAGTTTCCCTTCATTGATCACCGATCCGCTGGAGAAATTTACGGAAGCAGTACAGGCGATATCAGGTAAGCAATATGGCTACAGGATCCATCTGGATAGAAAGGATGAACTGGGGCAATTGGCAACCGCCTTCAATAGAATGGCAGAAAAACTGGATGAGTATGAGCACAGCAACCTGGCTAAACTGATCTTTGAAAAAGAAAGGGCAGAGGCTGTGATCAATAGTTTTAAGGATGCCAGTATTGGAATCGGTGCTGATGGCAAGATCCTTTTTGTAAATAAAGAGGCAAGGCATTTACTCCACCTGGAAGGGCATGATGCAACGGGCAAGCCTGTTGCTGAGGTGATGGCCAATAATGATTTACTGCGGTACCTGGTAAACGGTCAGGACCGGTCGCCTGTAAAAATAGTGGTCGGATCACAGGAGCAGTTTTTCTCCATAGAAGAAATTGAAATTGGTGATGACTCAGGGAAGATCGCAAAAATGATCGTGCTGAAGAACATCACCCCATTCAGGGAGCTTGATGTGGCCAAGACCAATTTTATCGCCACCATTTCCCATGAACTGAAAACCCCGCTCGCTTCCATTGATCTTTCCCTCAAGTTACTGGCTGATAACAGGACAGGGAGTTTGAATGAGGAGCAAATTGACCTGGTGGATAGCATCAAGGAAGATAAGAACCGGTTGGTGCGGATCGTTAGTGAACTATTGGACCTTTCCCAGGTAGAGACCGGCAACATCAGGATCAACCTGGAGCCCGTGTTGGTGAATACGATTTGCGAAAAGGCGATCGGTACAGTGCAAAATGCTGCCCGCGAAAAACAGATCGCCATTCATTACAATAATTCAGGCATTAAAGCGGTGGCAAGGCTTGATGAAGAAAAGACCGTCTGGGTGTTGGTGAACCTCCTGACCAATGCCATCCGCTATTCCCCGCCAGGAAGTACTGTAAATGTTGAGGAGAATGTATCAGGGGATCGTATGATCATTTCAGTTACAGATGAAGGCATAGGTATTGAGATTGAGTACCGGCAAAAGATCTTTGACCGGTATTTCAGGGTGCCTGGACATGGTCCATCCACTGGAACCGGGCTTGGATTGGCCATCAGCAAAGAGTTCATGGAAGCCCAGGGATGTGAGATAAGTGTTGAAAGCGAGGTGGGGAAAGGAAGTAAATTTTCCCTTATCCTTCCCATTCAACCAGCAGCCTGA
- the kdpB gene encoding potassium-transporting ATPase subunit KdpB, whose amino-acid sequence MSIHPRSGTSLFASKLLKQAVRQAFVKLDPRVQFRNPVMFTVEIGTMVMAFVCAWVLAGERSQGSFTYNFIIFLVLLFTLLFANFAEALAEARGKAQADSLRRTREDTPARKIIPVGEVFTNEIKVVPSSQLMKGDHFICEAGDIIPIDGEIVKGIATVDESAITGESAPVIREAGGDKSSVTGGTKVLSDKIIVRVTTERGESFLDKMIALVEGASRQKTPNEIALTILLAGFTLVFIIVCITLKPFADYSQTPIPIAAYIALFVCLIPTTIGGLLSAIGIAGMDRALRANVITKSGKAVETAGDVDTLLLDKTGTITIGNRKATHFWPAAGWDNGRFIESCVLASLADDTPEGKSIIELAAGLGVDRVSKETGSARFVAFTAETRSSGVDLPDGTKIRKGAYDAIRGQVEKAGNQIPADLTERVRTIAANGGTPLVVANNNLAIGVIELQDIIKPGIQERFSRLRKMGVKTVMVTGDNPLTAKYIADKAGVDDFIAEAKPEDKMNYIRREQAAGKLVAMMGDGTNDAPALAQADVGVAMNSGTQAAKEAGNMVDLDNDPTKLIEIVEIGKQLLMTRGTLTTFSIANDVAKYFAIVPALFIVSIPALQGLNIMRLHSPESAILSAVIFNAIIIPVLIPLALRGVAYKPIGASALLRRNLLIYGVGGILVPFIGIKIIDMVIANWF is encoded by the coding sequence ATGTCAATACATCCAAGAAGCGGTACCAGTTTATTTGCATCCAAACTGCTGAAGCAAGCAGTCAGGCAGGCTTTTGTAAAACTGGATCCAAGGGTCCAGTTCCGTAATCCTGTTATGTTCACGGTGGAAATAGGGACCATGGTGATGGCCTTTGTTTGCGCATGGGTCCTTGCCGGTGAACGATCACAGGGAAGCTTCACTTACAACTTCATCATTTTTCTTGTACTGTTGTTCACCCTTTTGTTTGCCAATTTCGCAGAAGCCCTTGCTGAAGCGAGGGGTAAGGCGCAGGCCGATAGCCTTCGCAGGACGAGGGAGGATACCCCCGCGAGGAAGATTATCCCGGTGGGGGAGGTTTTCACCAATGAGATCAAGGTAGTGCCTTCCTCCCAACTGATGAAAGGGGATCATTTTATTTGTGAAGCCGGGGACATCATCCCCATAGACGGGGAGATTGTGAAGGGTATCGCTACCGTTGATGAAAGTGCCATCACTGGTGAATCAGCCCCTGTGATCAGGGAGGCAGGTGGCGACAAATCATCCGTAACCGGCGGAACAAAAGTATTGTCGGACAAGATCATTGTAAGGGTGACCACCGAAAGGGGGGAGAGTTTCCTGGATAAAATGATCGCTCTGGTAGAAGGTGCATCACGTCAAAAGACACCTAATGAAATTGCCCTGACCATCCTGTTGGCGGGATTCACCCTTGTATTCATTATTGTTTGTATAACGCTTAAGCCTTTTGCTGACTATTCCCAAACGCCAATACCCATTGCTGCCTACATTGCTTTATTTGTCTGCCTTATTCCCACCACCATTGGGGGCTTGCTGAGTGCGATCGGTATTGCGGGAATGGACAGGGCATTAAGGGCCAATGTGATCACCAAAAGCGGTAAGGCAGTTGAGACCGCCGGGGATGTGGACACCCTGTTATTGGATAAGACCGGTACCATTACCATTGGCAACCGCAAAGCCACCCATTTCTGGCCCGCAGCAGGATGGGATAATGGAAGGTTTATTGAATCCTGTGTGCTGGCCTCACTGGCTGACGATACGCCTGAAGGCAAATCAATCATTGAGTTGGCTGCCGGGCTGGGCGTAGACCGGGTGAGCAAGGAAACAGGGAGTGCCCGTTTTGTTGCCTTCACGGCAGAGACCAGGAGCAGTGGGGTTGACCTGCCCGATGGTACGAAAATCAGGAAAGGGGCTTACGATGCGATCAGGGGCCAGGTGGAGAAAGCCGGTAACCAGATCCCTGCCGATCTCACTGAAAGGGTCAGGACCATTGCCGCCAACGGCGGAACTCCACTTGTGGTGGCGAACAATAACCTGGCGATAGGGGTGATAGAATTACAGGATATCATCAAGCCCGGAATCCAGGAGCGGTTTAGCCGGCTCAGGAAAATGGGCGTGAAAACGGTAATGGTAACAGGGGATAATCCGCTCACGGCAAAATACATCGCTGATAAGGCTGGGGTGGATGATTTCATTGCGGAAGCGAAGCCGGAGGATAAAATGAACTACATCAGGCGAGAGCAGGCAGCTGGTAAGCTGGTGGCCATGATGGGCGACGGCACCAATGATGCCCCGGCCCTGGCACAGGCTGATGTTGGCGTGGCCATGAACAGCGGCACCCAGGCAGCTAAAGAGGCAGGGAATATGGTGGACCTCGACAATGACCCTACGAAACTGATTGAGATCGTTGAGATCGGAAAGCAATTGTTAATGACCAGGGGAACCCTCACTACCTTCTCCATCGCCAATGATGTGGCCAAATACTTCGCTATTGTACCCGCATTATTTATCGTATCCATACCCGCATTACAGGGCTTGAACATCATGCGGCTGCATAGCCCGGAGAGTGCCATCCTCTCCGCAGTGATCTTCAATGCCATCATAATCCCGGTATTGATCCCGCTGGCCTTGAGGGGCGTGGCGTATAAGCCCATCGGGGCATCGGCCCTGCTCAGGAGGAACTTATTGATCTATGGGGTTGGGGGAATCCTTGTCCCGTTTATTGGCATCAAGATCATTGACATGGTCATTGCCAACTGGTTTTAA
- a CDS encoding sensor protein KdpD, with amino-acid sequence MGNKKPEDWLQDILQEEKGKLKIYIGMSAGVGKTYRILQEAHTLLRNGVNIKVGYVETHNRQETAALLTGLPVIPRREVYYKGKKLEELDLQAVLLLHPEVVIVDELAHTNIPGSKNDKRWQDVLDILDAGIDVISAVNIQHIESINEEVRQITGVEVQERVPDSILQRANEVVNIDLTADELITRLKEGKIYDKEKVQQALKHFFQAEKILQLRELALKEVAGQVERKVESEVTRDRSLRPERFLACISSNHVTAQRIIRKTARLASYYQSRWYVLYVQTPKESMEKIALDRQRHLINNFKNATELGAEVLQVKADNIADAIIRESIAREVTTVCIGKPHLNILQVIIRTNVFNQLLRTLTTNDIDLIILS; translated from the coding sequence ATGGGAAACAAGAAGCCCGAAGACTGGTTACAGGATATCCTGCAAGAGGAGAAAGGTAAACTGAAGATTTATATAGGCATGAGTGCCGGTGTGGGCAAAACCTACAGGATACTTCAGGAAGCCCATACCTTACTGCGGAATGGAGTCAATATTAAGGTGGGATATGTTGAAACACATAACCGGCAGGAAACTGCTGCCCTCCTGACTGGACTGCCGGTGATCCCGAGAAGGGAGGTTTATTACAAGGGGAAGAAACTGGAAGAACTCGACCTGCAGGCGGTTCTACTCCTGCATCCGGAGGTAGTTATCGTGGATGAATTGGCCCATACCAATATTCCGGGAAGCAAGAATGATAAACGCTGGCAGGATGTGTTGGATATCCTTGATGCAGGTATTGATGTGATCAGCGCAGTGAACATACAGCATATTGAAAGCATCAATGAGGAAGTAAGGCAAATAACAGGGGTGGAAGTGCAGGAAAGGGTTCCGGACTCCATTCTGCAAAGGGCAAATGAAGTAGTCAATATTGACCTGACCGCCGATGAATTGATCACCAGGTTAAAGGAAGGAAAGATCTATGATAAAGAGAAGGTACAACAGGCCCTGAAGCATTTCTTCCAGGCTGAGAAAATCCTGCAGTTGAGGGAGTTGGCCTTAAAGGAAGTGGCCGGGCAGGTTGAACGAAAGGTTGAGTCAGAAGTTACCCGCGACAGGTCATTGCGTCCTGAGCGCTTCCTGGCTTGCATTTCTTCTAACCATGTTACTGCACAGCGGATCATCCGGAAAACTGCTCGCCTCGCGTCCTATTACCAATCCAGGTGGTATGTATTGTATGTACAGACACCAAAGGAAAGTATGGAGAAGATCGCGCTCGACAGACAAAGGCATTTGATCAACAACTTTAAGAACGCTACGGAACTGGGCGCGGAAGTATTGCAGGTGAAGGCTGATAATATTGCAGATGCCATCATCCGGGAAAGCATTGCCAGGGAGGTCACTACCGTTTGCATTGGCAAACCCCATTTGAATATACTCCAGGTGATCATCCGCACCAATGTATTTAACCAGCTATTGCGTACCTTGACCACCAACGATATAGACCTGATAATACTATCATGA
- a CDS encoding potassium-transporting ATPase subunit F, protein MIILFIVAILVFFYMCYALVKPEKF, encoded by the coding sequence ATGATCATCCTGTTTATAGTGGCTATACTGGTATTCTTTTATATGTGTTATGCCCTGGTAAAGCCTGAAAAATTTTAG
- a CDS encoding amidohydrolase family protein, translating to MGFRKFKADRIFTGEAFAPEGMVLIATEKGVIEALVPETDAGGDIQYVPGILSPGLVNAHCHLELSHIKGVIPEKTGMVPFLLGVMQKRTFDQDQVQQAIADAEDQMFRSGIVAVGDICNTAHTLHQKQKGRMHYRNFIEVSGFVPAGAGARFEAGRQLQEQMKATGPTTIVPHAPYSVSGELFQLINEQSKGAIITMHNQESEAEDEFFRSGKGDFLELYRTIGVDINFFKAPGKSSLAACLPALNQFSQLILVHNVLTNQQDIDLINTRSNNPVAGHPQQIWFCLCPNANEYINHAQPPVELLLQNNCPVILGTDSLASNHQLSIAAEMNRLLQTNPRLGLGILLQWATSNGARALGFEAELGDLAPGKKPGIITIETNEHHGQEQITQVSRII from the coding sequence ATGGGCTTTAGAAAATTCAAGGCAGACAGGATTTTTACCGGGGAAGCATTTGCGCCGGAAGGCATGGTATTGATCGCAACAGAAAAGGGAGTCATTGAGGCCCTGGTCCCGGAAACCGATGCCGGCGGGGATATCCAATATGTGCCGGGGATCCTCAGCCCGGGACTGGTGAATGCCCATTGCCACCTGGAGTTGAGCCATATTAAAGGGGTGATCCCGGAAAAGACCGGCATGGTTCCCTTTTTGCTGGGGGTCATGCAGAAGCGCACCTTCGACCAGGACCAGGTCCAGCAGGCCATTGCCGATGCCGAAGACCAGATGTTCCGGTCGGGCATTGTGGCGGTCGGGGATATCTGCAATACTGCCCACACCCTGCACCAAAAGCAGAAAGGCCGGATGCACTACCGGAACTTCATTGAAGTGAGTGGGTTTGTACCGGCAGGGGCAGGCGCCCGCTTCGAAGCCGGCCGGCAATTGCAGGAGCAAATGAAAGCAACCGGTCCTACCACCATTGTTCCCCATGCCCCTTATTCCGTTTCAGGCGAACTGTTCCAGCTGATCAATGAACAATCGAAAGGTGCGATCATCACCATGCATAACCAGGAGAGCGAAGCTGAGGATGAGTTCTTCCGTTCCGGCAAGGGGGATTTCCTGGAACTCTACAGGACCATCGGTGTGGATATAAACTTTTTCAAAGCACCTGGAAAAAGCAGCCTGGCGGCCTGCCTACCGGCATTGAACCAATTCAGCCAGCTGATCCTGGTGCATAATGTGCTGACCAATCAGCAGGATATAGACCTTATCAACACCAGGTCAAACAACCCTGTCGCCGGACATCCGCAACAGATCTGGTTCTGCCTTTGTCCCAATGCCAACGAATATATCAACCACGCACAACCGCCGGTTGAGCTGCTCCTCCAAAACAATTGCCCGGTCATCCTGGGAACCGATAGCCTGGCCAGCAACCACCAGTTGAGCATTGCTGCGGAAATGAACCGTTTATTACAAACCAATCCGAGGTTGGGTTTGGGAATATTGCTTCAATGGGCAACATCCAATGGAGCCAGGGCATTAGGGTTTGAGGCCGAATTGGGGGACCTGGCACCTGGGAAAAAACCCGGCATCATTACCATTGAAACAAATGAGCATCATGGACAGGAGCAGATCACACAGGTATCGCGCATTATATAA
- a CDS encoding K(+)-transporting ATPase subunit C, translating to MKENIIKAIKLTFILVVIFSGVYTMVIWAIAQAAPGRGEGRKVLINGKLAGYAGVGQTFTADHYFQGRPSAVDYNAAGSAGSNSGPSNPDYLRLVESRIDTFLVHNPGVERSSVPVELVTASGSGLDPDISPAAAMVQVARVARQRNMPIGKLEALVSEQTRGPLLGIFGPATINVLALNLALDQLNPVDSTK from the coding sequence ATGAAAGAGAATATCATAAAAGCAATAAAATTGACATTCATACTTGTCGTAATTTTCTCAGGAGTTTACACAATGGTCATCTGGGCCATCGCACAGGCAGCACCAGGCAGGGGAGAAGGCCGGAAGGTGTTGATAAATGGAAAGCTGGCAGGATATGCCGGGGTGGGACAAACTTTCACCGCTGATCATTATTTCCAGGGCAGGCCTTCAGCAGTGGACTATAATGCAGCAGGAAGTGCCGGTAGCAACAGTGGACCCTCCAACCCGGATTACCTGAGGCTGGTAGAAAGCAGGATCGATACCTTCCTTGTCCATAACCCTGGTGTAGAACGCTCTTCTGTTCCGGTTGAGCTGGTCACTGCTTCCGGTAGCGGACTGGATCCGGATATTAGTCCTGCAGCAGCCATGGTGCAGGTGGCAAGGGTTGCCAGGCAAAGGAATATGCCAATCGGGAAACTGGAAGCCTTGGTCAGTGAACAAACAAGAGGTCCATTGTTGGGGATTTTCGGGCCTGCTACCATTAATGTTTTGGCGCTGAATCTTGCCCTTGACCAACTGAACCCGGTGGATAGCACAAAATAA